The nucleotide window GTCTGTAAAAGATGGCATCATCTGCTGGCTTCTGAAGTGATGCCTTCTCTTTGTAAACAAATAGGTAAAATACATGTTTTCCAAGGAAATGTTGAGGAGCAGGCTTTTATTTTAGATAGGATTTATAAGCTAGAAAGTAGACTTTCTGAAACAGCAAAGGTAAATGCAATTTTTAGGCAAATCTTTACTTTAGCTAGTTCTTTTTCTCCTGTAGAATTTAAATGGAAGACTGAAGAAAAAAAATATTTTACTTTAGCTAATTACTCTTCTTATCTGCTGAATATTAATCGCCTTTTAGTTTGGAAAAAACTTCCTGGTGGAGAAGAATACTTGAGCCGAGAAGAAATTAAGCTCTTGCCTCTAGAAAAAAAAGGAGATCTTCTTAGAGATTGGATTGAAGGAAATTGTAAAGACTTAACTTCGCTAAATTTATCTAACGCAGGCTTGACTTATTTACCCCCAGAAATATGCCAGTTGTCTCAGCTTCAAGTGCTTAACTTAAAACAAAACCAGCTCACCCGCCTTCCTGCAGAAATCGGGCAACTTTCTCAGCTGCTGTGGCTTTGCTTAAATCAAAACCGGCTCACCAATCTGCCTGGAGAAATCGGGCAACTGTCTCAGCTGCAAAGGCTTGAATTAAATCAAAACCAGCTCACCAGTCTGCCTGTAGAAATCGAAAAGCTATCTGAGCTGCAAAGGCTTGAATTAAATCAAAACCAGCTCACCAGTCTGCCTGTAGAAATCGGGAAGCTGTCTGAGCTGCAAGTGCTTTACTTAAATCAAAACCACCTCACCAGTCTGCCTGCAGAAATAGGTCAATTGTCTCAGCTGCAAACGCTTGATTTAAGCCAAAACCAGCTCACCACCCTGCCTGCAGAAATCGGACAGCTGTCTAAGCTGCAAGAGCTTGATTTAAGCCAAAACCAGCTCACCAGCCTGCCTGCAGAAATCGGACAGCTGTCTCAGCTGCAAAGGCTTTACTTAAATCAAAACCAGCTCACCGCTCTGCCTGCAGAGATAGGGCAGCTATCTCAGCTGCGCTGGCTTTACTTAAATCAAAACCAGCTTACCACCCTTCCTGCAGAAATCGGGCAGCTGTCTCAGCTGCGATGGCTTTACTTAAATCAAAACCAGCTTGCCAGCCTTCCTGCAGAAATCGGGCAATTGCCTCAGCTGCAAGGACTTGACTTAAATCGAAACCAGCTCACCGCTCTGCCTGTAGAAATCGGGAAGCTGTCTGAGCTGCAAGTGCTTTACTTAAATCAAAACCAGCTCATCAGCCTGCCTGGAGAAATCGGGCAGCTGTCTAAGCTGCGGTGGCTTTACTTAAACCAGAACCAGCTCACCAGCCTGCCTGTAGAAATCGGGCAGCTATCTCAGCTGCTACAGCTTAACTTAAACCAAAACCAGCTCACCAGCCTTCCTGCAGAAATCGGGCAGCTGTCTCGGCTGCAAACACTTGAACTAAATCAAAACCAGCTCACCGCTTTGCCTACAGGAATCGGACAGCTGTCTGAGCTGCGGTGGCTTTACTTAAACCAGAACCAGCTCACCTGTTTGCCTGCAGAAATCGGGCAGCTGTCTCAGCTTATCCAGCTTGAATTAGCGGGAAATCCTTTGAAAGATATTCCAGAAAAAATAAGGCAGCGTTTTCAATTGTAGAATGGCCGTAAGTTCTTTTTAATTTGGGGCGAGCTAATTAGACTTGCTTTTTTAATTTTTTTATATTGCCTTTAGAAATAATAATGCTGAAAAGTTATCCCTACTCAAGGAAATAAAATGCATTCTATCTCTTCAGCCTCTATTGAAAGCTTGCCCAATGAATTGCTACTCCCTATCATAGAGGCTTGCGCAGTTCCTTCCTTATTTAGCGCCTGTAAAAGATGGCATCATCTGCTGGCTTCTGAAGTAATGTCTTCTCTTTATAAACAAATAGGTAAAGTACATGTTTCCCAAGGAGATATTAACAAGCAGGCTTTTATTTTAGATAGGATATATAAGCTAGAAAGTAGCCTCTCGGAAACAGCAAAAGTAAATGCAATTTTTAGGCAAATCTTTACTTTAGCTAGTTCTCTTTCTCCTCTAGAATTTAAATGGAAGATTGAAGAAAAAAAATATTTTACTTTAGCTAACTACTCCTCTTATCTGCTGAATATTAATCGCCTTTTAGTTTGGAAAAAACTTCCTGGTGGGGAAGAATACTTGAGCCGAGAAGAAATTAAGCACTTGCCTCTAGAGAAAAAAGGAGAGCTACTTAGAGATTGGATTGAAGAAAATTGGAAAGACTCAACTGTGCTAGGTTTATCTAAAGCGGGCTTGACTTATTTACCCCCAGAAATATGCCAGTTATCTAAGCTGCAAGAGCTTGACTTGAGAGAAAACCAGCTCACCCGTCTTCCTGCAGAAATCGGGCAGCTGTCTAAGCTGCAAGAGCTTGACTTAAAAGAAAACCAGCTCACCAGGCTGCCTGCAGAAATCGGGCAGCTGTCTCAGCTTATCCAGCTTGAATTAGCGGAAAATCCTTTGAAAGATATTGCAGAAAGAATAAGGCAGCGTTTTCTATTGTAAAATAGCCGTAAGTGATTTTTTAATTGGGGTGAGCTAAAATGAAATAAAAAAACTTTTAGCGGAAGTTCCATTTTTTTATAAGTTTAAATAATTAGTTTATTATTAAAAGCTCAGGTTTTTTTATTAAAAATTGTAGGCGCCAAGAAATTAATTAGGCTGGTTTTCAGCAAATTCCAGAACCACGTCACCAAAATAGACAAATGTTTGAGGCTTTAAAGATAGAGTTACCAAAAGTTTTGCCAAAGAATCATGCGCATGTAGTCACAAGTAAAAAGCGCCGACAATAAATATAAGCTATTATTAATCAATAGCTTATTTTCTTTTGATTATTTCTAAAAAAATGGAATTTCCCGTTCAAAGAAAAAATAAGTCAATCTCTCCTTAACTATTTCAAAAGATGGATGCTATTAAAAAGCTTATAAAAGTTAACTTTAGCTTTTTTCCTTCCTCTTTTTCAATTTTCCTTTAGATTGTCCTATCCCTATCCTATAAGTATTTGAATAAGAGACGAATAGAGTATCAGTCTAAGCTTTTGTGAAGAATTATTAAAAAATATAATTTACAATTTTTTTAGATTAGGTATATTGCAAAATAACGCCTCTTTTATCCCTAGATGGGCGCTGTGGCTTAAGTTTATTCGATTCACATTCGTAGGTGCATTTTACCCACCACCTTGCTTTAAAATAAGGACGAATTAAAGGGTGAACTAGCAGCCTAAATAGCTAGGCAAAGCAAGAAAAAAAGAGATTTTTAACATAGGCGCCTTTCTGCCTCATTTTTTAATGCCCGGCTTCGCAGCTCTCTCACTACATTGGCTAGAGGGATCAGCAAAAACAATAATTTATCTATTTTTAAGGAGATGCTATGAAGATTTCTCTCTCTATTTTTTCTCATACATGTGCTGTGGTCATCCTTGCAGGAATGAGCTCGGCTTACGGGCAATGCAGAGGGGAATATTGCCCTGTTCCTAATTCTTATTTTGAGGATCCTGCTTCTGCTCCATCGGGTTACCCTCTTCAAACTTCGCCGGGGAGCCAATATTTTAGTTTGCAAAATAGCTCAAGGAGAGAGAATAAAAAGAAGAATGATTGGGAAAGCAGTGTACAGCAGGGCTTTACTCGAGAGGGAAATCCTAACCAAAGAGAGATAAAAAGTAAGCAGATCAATAGCTATCAAAATAAGGCCTCTAATAGCGTAATCTATTACAAGATCGAAGAAACATTAAAAAATAACCGTTTAAAGAAAAATTACCCTTTGGTGAATATACGCTTTTATAAAGGTATTGCCATTTTGTCTGGTACGGTAGAAACAGAAGATGATAGACAACAGGTCGAGAGGAGAGTACGTGCGATCCAAGGGGTTACTGATATTAACGATCAGCTGCAAGTTGAATCTTCTACTCCACAAAATCAAGACAGCAAGCTTGCTAGCTAGCAAGTCTTAACAAAATTTACCCTCGCCTAAAGACATGAATTTTTTCATTAAAAAAAAGAAGGGAATTAGGAAGGATAGACGTAAAACAAAATGAGGATTAAATTGAAATTACCCTATCCATAGGGATAATCACATTTACAAGCTCGGTAGAAAGCGATAAAGAGCTGTTTGGCATGGTTGATAGAATGCAAAATATACACATAGATAGCCAGCCTTAAGAGGAAGCTTTGCCAATCAA belongs to Neochlamydia sp. AcF84 and includes:
- a CDS encoding leucine-rich repeat domain-containing protein; its protein translation is MHSISSTSIESLPNELLLPILEACAVPSLFGVCKRWHHLLASEVMPSLCKQIGKIHVFQGNVEEQAFILDRIYKLESRLSETAKVNAIFRQIFTLASSFSPVEFKWKTEEKKYFTLANYSSYLLNINRLLVWKKLPGGEEYLSREEIKLLPLEKKGDLLRDWIEGNCKDLTSLNLSNAGLTYLPPEICQLSQLQVLNLKQNQLTRLPAEIGQLSQLLWLCLNQNRLTNLPGEIGQLSQLQRLELNQNQLTSLPVEIEKLSELQRLELNQNQLTSLPVEIGKLSELQVLYLNQNHLTSLPAEIGQLSQLQTLDLSQNQLTTLPAEIGQLSKLQELDLSQNQLTSLPAEIGQLSQLQRLYLNQNQLTALPAEIGQLSQLRWLYLNQNQLTTLPAEIGQLSQLRWLYLNQNQLASLPAEIGQLPQLQGLDLNRNQLTALPVEIGKLSELQVLYLNQNQLISLPGEIGQLSKLRWLYLNQNQLTSLPVEIGQLSQLLQLNLNQNQLTSLPAEIGQLSRLQTLELNQNQLTALPTGIGQLSELRWLYLNQNQLTCLPAEIGQLSQLIQLELAGNPLKDIPEKIRQRFQL
- a CDS encoding leucine-rich repeat domain-containing protein, which encodes MHSISSASIESLPNELLLPIIEACAVPSLFSACKRWHHLLASEVMSSLYKQIGKVHVSQGDINKQAFILDRIYKLESSLSETAKVNAIFRQIFTLASSLSPLEFKWKIEEKKYFTLANYSSYLLNINRLLVWKKLPGGEEYLSREEIKHLPLEKKGELLRDWIEENWKDSTVLGLSKAGLTYLPPEICQLSKLQELDLRENQLTRLPAEIGQLSKLQELDLKENQLTRLPAEIGQLSQLIQLELAENPLKDIAERIRQRFLL
- a CDS encoding BON domain-containing protein, whose translation is MKISLSIFSHTCAVVILAGMSSAYGQCRGEYCPVPNSYFEDPASAPSGYPLQTSPGSQYFSLQNSSRRENKKKNDWESSVQQGFTREGNPNQREIKSKQINSYQNKASNSVIYYKIEETLKNNRLKKNYPLVNIRFYKGIAILSGTVETEDDRQQVERRVRAIQGVTDINDQLQVESSTPQNQDSKLAS